Within the Halorhabdus rudnickae genome, the region GGGTCGCCACCCGAAAGGACGACCAGTTGCTCGTCGCCAAAGTCGGTCGCATCGGCGAGCAACTGCTTGCCCTCGGCCGTCGTGAGTTCCTCTGGGTGGCGAAAGTCCTCGGCCTCGGCCCGACAGTGCTTGCAGGCGAGATCACAGGCTTGTGTCAGTTCCCAGATGAGGACCACCGGGCGCTCACTCGGATCCACATCAGTCGGCCGCACGTCAACTCCCTCCCGATAGTATGACAGGTGTCTCTCGACGTCCTCCGGTGAGAACGCCCTGCTGGCAGTACATATAGCAGCATTCGGGCGAGCGGACAAGTCGACCGCCCCGAATACGTTCGTCCGGCGAAGGGCACACCGTTTGTCCGTCCAGATAGCATCAGTTCGTTTAACCGAGATACTTCGATGGATGGGAACGTATCGGTTGTCACCGCTGATACGTGGCTTCGTGAGACCATCGAGACGCGGGGACCATCGCGATCCCAGTAACGCGGTATCGGGAGGTCGATAAACTCGCCAGAAGGTTTAGATATGTGGCGATGTTGGACCTACAAGATATGGCCTCAACAGGCGATAGCGCACCGACGTTCACGGCGACGTTCAAAGGTAGCGATCACGAAACGTTCGATCTGGAAGAACAGTTGGGCGACGGGCCAGTCGTATTGGCGTTCTTCCCTGGCGCGTTCACTCCGCCGTGCTCGAACGAGATGGTCGCACTCCAAGACCACTACGATCGGTTCGAGGAAGCGGGGGCAACCCTCTTCGGGATCAGTGCCGACTCCTCGTTCTCTCTGGGAGCGTTCGCCGACGAGTACGATCTCGAATTCGATCTCGTCAGCGACATGGCCGGCGACGCGATCGAAGCCTACGATCTCACGATGGACATTTCGGAACTCGGTCTCCACGGAATCGCAAACCGGGCAGTGTACGTCCTCGACGACGAGGGCGCTGTCACATACGAGTGGGTCGCAGAAGATCCAACGAACGAACCGGATTACGACGCGCTTCTCGAAGCCGTCGAAGCTTCGCAGTGAACGACTGCAAGAACTGACAGACGCTTCTCGACGTGTGTGATCATCTCTGGAACTATTCTGATTCGAGTGAGAGAAAACGACTTCTGAGTCAGAAGTTGTGCCTATCCGTTTACAAACGGATCGCCCGTCAATCCGAATGGACTGGCTCCCCTGCCAGTCTACTGGCGCGACACAGACAGCGGATTCGCGCTCAGTTCGGATCTCATCACCTCCCCGGGCATCCGGGGATGACAGAAGTGACGGCTGATCGCCGCCTCTTCGGCGTGTTGCTCATCCCCTCCCTTTCGTGTCAACACGTCTTTTCCCCGTCGGACGAACCTGTCCAGAGTCCCTGACATACCCTCACCTTCCTCACCGATCGCCCGAACGTGATGGTGCGAGGCGAACGTGTGAACTAGTCCAGTTGTGCCTGGAGTGGGGGCTACATGCACCCCAGTCCTTAATATCGGACCTCCGATAGCCAGAGACAATGCCCGAGCACGCACCGCCACCGGGATCGGAGGACCCGCTCGACCTCCAGGGGGTTATCCCGCCGACGCTCACGGCGTTCGACAACGAGGGGGCCGTCGACTACGAGCAGACGGCCGCCCAGGCTGAGTTCGTCGTCGATCGAGGCGCCCATGCCGTCTTCCCACTGGGAACCAACGGCGAGTTCCCGCTGGTATCCGGCGACGAACGCGAACAGGTCATCAAGACGGTCGTCGCGGCCGTCGGGGACGAGGTCCCGGTGATCACCGGCGTCGGTGCGCCGGGAACCCAAGAGACCGTCGAACACGCCGAGCGCGCAGCCCGAGCGGGCGCAGACGGACTCGTCGTGGTCACGCCCTATTACTTCCCGCTCGATCACGAGGGTGCGGTCGAACACTATCGGCAGGTTGCAGCAGCCGTCGAGCGGCCGATCTACGTCTATCACATTCCGCCACGGACGGGCAACACGCTGGCGCCAGAGACACTGCAGGAGATCGCGGCCATCGACGGCATCGCGGGGTTGAAAGACACCAGCGAGGATGTCCCGTGGCTCGGTCGAGCGATGGCCGACAGCCCCGACCTGACGTATCTGGCGGGCTCGAACGCGCTGCTGTATGCCGGCCTGGAGATCGGCTGTTCGGGACTGGTCAGCTCCGTGGCCAACGCCTTCCCGGAACTGGTCGTCGACCTCTACGAGGCGTTCGACGATGGCGACGAGGATCGAGCCCAGCAGCTCCAACGGCAGGTCCTCGACGTGCTGGCGGCGTTCGATCGCGGGCCGTACATGGCAGCCGTCAAGACGGCGCTCTCTGTTCGGGACGTAGACGTTGATCCCGGACCGTTGCGGAGTCCACTCCGGCGGCTGAACGACGAGGAAACGGCCGCACTAAAAGCGGACTTGGCGGAACTGGGCCTCCTGTAAAGGACCATGTGGGTCAGCAGTGTCGACACACCGATGCTGATCCGCCGGTCGGCCACAGCAGCGTGAACGTATCCGAACCGTTATACGACCGACGGGAGACCGTACGCACTGGACAATCATGAGTGAACCCACAGTCGAACGCGTCGATCACGAGCGATGGGGCGAAAGTGTCCGTATCGCCAACGGAACGATCGAGCTGCTGGCGCCGACGACGATCGGCCCGCGGATCGTCCGCTTCGGGTTCGAGGGCGGTCCCAACGAGTTCCAGCTCTTCGAGGAGGGTCGCGACGAGTGGCCGCTGGTCGGGGGCCATCGACTCTGGCATGCGCCCGAGAACAGCGATCGAACCTACGAACCCGACATGGACCCAATCGAGGCAGAGGTACTGATCGACGGGGTTCGTCTCGTCGGACCGGAGGATCCCGGCGCTGGCGTCCAGAAGGCGATCACCGTGCGGATGGGGACCGGCGCGTCGGTCGAGGTCGAACACGAACTCACGAACCGGAATCCCTGGCCCATCGAGTTCGCGCCCTGGGGAATCTCCGTCCTCAAGCCGCACGGCACGGCAGTGCTCCCGTTCACCCCGCAGGCCGACGAGGATTCGCTGTTGCCCGACCGGTCGATTCAGTTGTGGCCCTACACCACACCCGGCGACGACCGGATCGACTTCGGCGACGAGTACGTCTCCGTCAGCCAGGACACCGACCGCGATCCGATGAAGATTGCCACGTCGGGCGCGGACGGGTGGCTCGCCTATCACAACGACGGCCACGTCTTCCGAAAAGACTACCCCTACGATCCCGACGGGACGTATCCGGACGCGGGCAGTGCGGCCGAAGCCTACACCGACCAGGCCATAATGGAAATTGAATCGCTGAGCCCGATCCGGACCGTCGAACCCGGCGAGACGGCCACGCACACCGAGACGTGGACCGTGGCGGAGGGCGTCGACGCTCCGGCCGACGCCGCCGAGGTTGAGCCGGACGACGTCTAAAACGAGACGGACCGTCTGGGTGAAGGGAATATCTTCGATTTGCCGGTTTCCCGGCGCTCACTCGCGTCTTCCTGGCGACCAATGCTTACTCCTCGTCGTCTTCCTGGCGACCAATGCTTACTCCTCGTCGTCTTCCTGGCGACCAATGCTTACTCCTCGTCGTCTTCCTGGTGGCCTTGGGCTTCCCAGATCTCGATCATCTTCTCGGCGAAGGCTTCCGTTCGGACCGGATAGCCGCGTGGCCCCGTCTCTTCGATGGGTTCCTCAGCGACGTCCGCAACGAACTCCTCGTCGAAGTCCATCTCGACGAGCGTCTCGGTCACGTCGAAAGTGAGCGTCTGCTCCTCGAGGTCGTTTTCGAGCCAGGGT harbors:
- a CDS encoding redoxin domain-containing protein, which codes for MASTGDSAPTFTATFKGSDHETFDLEEQLGDGPVVLAFFPGAFTPPCSNEMVALQDHYDRFEEAGATLFGISADSSFSLGAFADEYDLEFDLVSDMAGDAIEAYDLTMDISELGLHGIANRAVYVLDDEGAVTYEWVAEDPTNEPDYDALLEAVEASQ
- a CDS encoding dihydrodipicolinate synthase family protein; this translates as MPEHAPPPGSEDPLDLQGVIPPTLTAFDNEGAVDYEQTAAQAEFVVDRGAHAVFPLGTNGEFPLVSGDEREQVIKTVVAAVGDEVPVITGVGAPGTQETVEHAERAARAGADGLVVVTPYYFPLDHEGAVEHYRQVAAAVERPIYVYHIPPRTGNTLAPETLQEIAAIDGIAGLKDTSEDVPWLGRAMADSPDLTYLAGSNALLYAGLEIGCSGLVSSVANAFPELVVDLYEAFDDGDEDRAQQLQRQVLDVLAAFDRGPYMAAVKTALSVRDVDVDPGPLRSPLRRLNDEETAALKADLAELGLL